TTGGTTGTCACATTGACTACAATGCATTATGAAAACGTGTCTAAAGTATGTTATAAAATGCTCAAAAACACTCCAAACCAACTCAATCTCATTCTGGATGTCTCTACACTGtttatgtttttttcccccactgtTCAATAAATCCATGTTTGAATGATGCTATTTACAACAACAAAATTATGCAAATATGGATTTATGGGACAGTGGACATTTTTCTCTCAAATTGAGTGCAGAGACATTATCCAGAATAAGATTATGATTTAAAGCGTATCATAACATGCTTCTTTCTACACATTTTCATAAGGCATTGTAGTCTTTAGCGAGTGATGAGAGCAAAATGTGATTTCCAATTTTCTCTCTAACAAAACTAAATATATAAAAAACAGTTTGGGCGATCAACAGAAGCACAGAAAGAGTGAAGATAAGGCCACATGTAAAAATGGGTGATCTTCCCCTTTAAGGTAGGAAAGCTGATTATTCATCCTTGTTATGACCAATGActtatataaaccctggattgctacTTGCTATgcattggccattgagaggctttgaagccaccggttggCCATTTTGGCACTCCTTGGTAGgaacagtcctccataggaatgaatggaattctacagtatttcaactaAATGTTATGTATTTGACAAAATTGTATTTTAAGTATTTtgttgattttttaaatgtattttattgaacctttatttaactaggcaagtcagttaagaccaaattcttatttacaatgacggccaaccaaAAGGTAAAATGCCTCTTGCAGGGACGGAGGCAAAAAAACAACTCTTAAaagaaatataggacaaaacacaaatCATGACAAGAGAGATGCCACAACACtagataaagagagacctaagacaacaacatagaaagGCAACAAAATATGACAACACAGCagggtagcaacacagcatgacagcaGCACAACATAGTAGCAGGAcagaacatggtacaaacattattgggcacagacaacagcacaaagggcaagaaggtagagacaacaatacatcacgcaaagcagccacaactgccagcaagagtgtccatgattgagtctttgaatgaaaagattgagataaaacggtccagtttgagtgtttgttgcagctcgttcaagtcgctagctgcagcgaacagAAAAGAAGAgggacccagggatgtgtgctttggggacctttaacagaatgtgactggcagaacgggtgttgtatgtggaggatgagggctgcagtagatatctcagatatgggggagtgaggcctaagagggttttataaataagcatcaatcagtgggtcttgcgacaggtgtACAGAGATGACCactttacagaggagtatagagtgcagtgatgtgtcctataaagaGCATtgctggcaaatctgatggccgaatggtaaaggaTATCTAGCCACTCGAGACCACCCTTACcagccgatctataaattactgtaatctagcatgggtaggatggttatccgaatcagggttagtttggcagctggggtgaaagaggagcaatgTACGATAGAGAAAACCacgtctagatttaactttagcctgcagctttcatatttgctgagagaaggacagtgtactgtctagccatactcccaagtacttgtattaagtgactacctcaagctctaaaccctcagaggtagtaatcacacctgtggggagaggggcattctttttACCAAACCaaatgacctttgttttggaggtgttcagaataaggttaagggcagagaaagcttgtttttacactaagaaagctttgttgtagagcgtttatcacaaaatccagggaggggccagctgagtataagattGTATCatttgcatataaatggatgagagagcttcctactgcctgagctatgttgttgatgtaatttGAGAAGagagtggggcctaggatcgagccttggggtactctctTGCTGACAGGCAGtgactgagacagcagatgttctgactttatacactgcactctttgagagaggtagttagcaaaccagaccaaagacccctcagagacaccaatactccttagccagcccacaagaatggaatggtccactgtatcaaaagctttggccaagtcaataaaattAGCAGCACAACATtccttagaatcaagggcaatggtgacattgCCTGGCAATGGTGACAGTGGTGacaggacctttaaggttgcagtgacacattcataacctgagcggaaaccagattgcataccagagagaatactatagacatcaagaaagccagtcagttgattgttgacaagtttttccaacacttttgataaacagggcaaaatagaaataggcttATAAcatttaggatcagcttgatctccccagTTAAATAaagtagtggggacagtaacattagtactctCGAAAAAATACTTGAAGGAAAATGTTTGTATAtagtttttaattttaattttttacGTTTAGCTCACATAATGTATTtttaaagtatgcattaaggtgtctgtaatagaataatcATGTAAAAAAACGAATGTAGacgttaataaatacatttcttacagcttccaaaatatttttacgCTTGAGGAGAAGTGCCAATATGGTTGCCCGGTGGCTTTAATACAGTGCCCCCTGTTAGTCATCCAGGGTTAATACACATCATTGGTTATGACATAGCAGAGCAACATCATTTGTACCAAAGGGATATTCTGTTCTACTATCTTGCATCACACTCCCATGTTGGATTACATATTATTCCACTGAAAACCCAGTCCAAGTAGGTTTCTATTGCACATAACTCTGGCTTTTGAGCACCATGTGTGAATCAGTGTACATTGAGATCGCAAGTGTGCACACAACAAAATGGATTAGATGTATTAATATTTAGATTTGTGATAAGAAACTCGATACAAAAAATAAGTTAATTGTGGTCATGTCAGATCAGTCAACCATTGCAGTCCCACTGGTCAAAGAcctcaattcaacgtctattatACGTTGGTTCAAcattatttgatttgattgaaacaTGTGGAAAcagcgttgattcaaccagtgtgtgcccagttggTTGCTTTTGTAAGGGGATTTCCCTAAGTCAGTCAGCCCCTTCTTTATTCTAGCTATCGTGTGatttcacaggaggttggtggtaccttaattggggagaacgagCTCGTGGTaatgaatggtatcaaatacattaacCACATGGTTTCCAGGGGCTTGATGCCATTACATTTGCTCTATTCCATTCATTATTATGAGTTGTTCTCACCTCAGCAGCCTCCAGTGTGTGATTTACAATAGTCCTATGAATCTGCAGCCTCTGTCCTCTCAATCTCCTGAAGTGAAAGCAGAGGCTCAGAATTCTGATAGTTTGATGACAGTTTTGTCCTTGGAAAACAGGATGCCCCGTCCAATCTATTGCTAGTACTGTGCATGTTGCAATCAACTTTAGCAGCATCTTTTTCATCCATGTCCTCCAAGTCTACAAAGGAAAGCACAAAGAGGTTATTCAGCCATAGATTTGAACGTGTCTCTAGTTGTTGTTGACAGATTACTCTTTGTCAACAACCACAAAGCCTCATAATAGCTGAAGAATTGTACCAGACTTTTACTACTCACACTTCAGCACTGTCTTGTACACCTGTGCGTAGCCTCGCTCTGGGTTCTTGCTCAGGTCTTTGTAGTAGTAAAAGCGTAGCTCCTTTGGGTACTGAGAATAAGACAGGTTGAGGACCAGGGGAATGATCCGGTTGGACATGGGCCCCTCAGACAGCGCCTGGTGCATCATGTACTGGCACCAGTCATCCAGCAGGAAGTTGGGGGTGATCAGAAGGGCCCAGCAATGGCTGCTCTGCACAGCCTGGCATAGCTCGGTGGGGATGGCACCCCCCACGCTGGCGTCACGTTGCCGCAGGAAACAGCGCAGGCCATATGCCGGTTTCTCCAGGTaagtggccagacggatggcTTCTTCGATGTCCACAGGGCTATGGCACACACACAAGTCGTAGGTCTGGCTCCAACGAATCATGGAGCTCAGAAACGGTGGTGGTGGGTTAGGAGTGGAGGTGAGAACCAATGATGAGGCACCATCGAGAGAAGGGGATGGGGTCCTGACCAGTACATGTGGAGAGGAGCTGCTCTGTGGAGACTCTTTTTTCACTAAGAGTCGACGGAACCAACCTGAAACAAGAGAATTTAACATGGGTTCTTTCCAGTGGTGCAAAGTacataagtaaaaatactttaaagtactacataAGTAGTTATTttgggcccgacgtccacaggtgggggttgtgcttacagcccaacaccgtggaggacgtttggcatttgccagagaacaccaatattggcaaattcgccactggcgccctgtgctcttcacagatgaaagcaggttcacactgagcacatgagcacatgtgacagacgggacagagtctggagacgccgtggagaacgttctgctgcctgcaacatcctccagcatgactggtttggcggtgggtcagtcatggtgtggggtggcatttctttgtggggccgcacagccctccatgtgctcgccagaagtagcctgactgccattaggtaccgagatgagatcctcagagcccttgtgagaccttatgctgacacatgcacatttgtggcctgctggaggtcattttgcagggctctggcagtgctcctcctgctcaaaggcagaggtagcggtcctgctgctgggttgttgccctcctatggcctcctccacgtctcctgatgtactggcctgtctcctggtagcgtctccatgctctggacactacgctgacagacacagcaaaccttcttgccacagctcgcattgatgtgccatcctggatgagctgcactacctgagccacttgtgtgggttgtagactccgtctcatgctaccactagagtgagagcaccgccagcattcaaaagtgaccaaaacatcagccaggaagcataggacctGAGAAGTggcctgtggtcaccacctgcagaatcactcctttattgggggtgtcttgctaattgcctataatttccaccttttgtctattccatttgcacaacagcatgtgaaatctattgtcaatcagtgttgcttcctaagtggacagtttgatttcacagaagtgtgattgacttggagttacattgtgttgtttaagtgttccctttatttttttgagtagtttagtattttactgggtgactttccctTTTACCTGAACCATTTTCTATTAAgtttgacaattgggtactttttccaccactggttctCTCACATCATAACTGTTTATCAAAACAGACAAGTTTTTATCCAATTCGTAAATAGATGTTCTTTTTGTTAAGTTGTTCATCTACAAACAGTACATGTGGTTTAGGAAAAATGTATTTCAACTTACCATACATGCTCTTGACATCATTCTCCAGGCTATTGCAATGTGGTACCTCCAATAAGAAAAACTGTACCGTAATATCCTTCACAtttgatttctttctttcttttaatAGATGTGCTGCTCTCTATACACACTAAGCACTTAACAGAGTTGATCACATAAAACATGAATTGTCATTATTGAAGTAAAAAAGAAAAGTGAAATACAGTAACTACAAAAAAATGTCATATAACACACCAAAGGTTTCCCTGATACTCCCAGCAGAAAAAGAGGAAGCTGAATCTGTAGCAGCTGCAGCTCACTGTTTGTCTAAATGTCTTGATTCCCGCAAGGCACAATGTCTCTCATTAAATTGCAATGTAGATCTGTTTTTTTGTCCATAGTGCAGGGCAGGAGAGGTCTAGCCTATACCTCCACAGACTAAAAATAATCCAACTGTAGCATGTTTTCTAATGTAGGCTACTTGGTCGTCCATCCTTAGTCCTGGAACTGCAGATTCATTATTCTTGTCTGGGTTAGAATCAAATCATTCAGTAGCTAATCAAATATTTTAGGGAACTATGTACGCAAGAGGAAGGAAGTCATGCAGTAACCCTTCTAGCCACAACTTTCACAGACAAGCTGTGGCACTATGTGTGATGTATAGCTGTTTAATGGTCTGTCATGCATGTAGGCTAATGTATTTATTTCTCAATTTTAACAACACAAGCCATATTGATAGTAGCCTATTATGTTATTTGAAGGAAGTATGAATACAGACAAAAACCTATATCATCTGCAGAAGTGTTTCGTAGTCACAGTGTGTAGGTAGTGTGTGTCCTTTTAGTGGTTAAGAACATCTGTCTTTCAACCAAATGTCAGTCTTTCAAGGAGGTTGACACACCAGTAAGTGCATAATATGACACAACCTACTTTTGAAAAGTgagaaaattacaaaacaacaatgtACGTTTCCATGTGTGATTGGTAAAATAACTCTAAAATGGCCTAAGCCTTTAATAAATGACAGACACTTCTCATCAGAAAGATGGATTTAGCGCCTTGTACAATTGGAGCAAAGAAAAGGGGAGAGGATGAGCTTTCTTTGGCTAGGGATAGGCCTACATGTCAGTATTGTATGTCAGTTAATCCCATAGCAGTAATTCTAGTACCAGAGAACCATCTGATCTGCAACAAGATTTGTGTTTTCCATTACACATAGCTCATTTACAGATGGAAGAGGAAGCGAAACACCCCACTCCCAGGTGGGGGGTTTTTTGGGCCAGGGGGAATGTATTTTCTTGCTCTCCGTGTCATCACAAAACTAATAGTGtttgaaaataacaataaaaaaaaatgttttaactttAACTAAATGTCATCGGGTAGAACTTTTTAACTTTATATTTTTtcaacaaaacatagaaatgtgcCATTTTCACATTATTTTGACACTGTTATTGTCCAAGAGATAATgaaaatgaggttgaaaagtggtaaAGTTGCCCTTTAAGAAGATACATTTTAGAAATAtgcggggtttatgactttgtggcaatCACAGAAAATCAATGTTTttgtatgctgatgatgtggCTCTATGGAACAGAGGTGGGAATGTGAAATATGTGATGAGGAAGATGCAAGAAGCTGTGGAAGTGTTGGGTAGTCCTTTGCATGGGGTGATGTAAGTTTCCTTTGACAATCAGTCTTCCAGATagatgacacagacacaggaaccttGGTATAAAACTCTTTagtaataaaatgcaattgcagacagagatTCGCATACAGAATACCTCAGTAGTCTATAGTTAAGATCTGTGTGGCGAAACAGGAGACAACGCTCCTTATACTAGTTGGTCTGGACAACCTACCATCAATCATACCTTAACATTGGTGCTTTGGATTAGATACAAAGTATCTAAAATGGTGGTTTCTAAAACCACCAAGTATCTAAAACTGTGGTTTCTCACTCTACTATCTCGGCCTTGAGGCTGTGTGACTATCAGCAGGTGCAGACAATTCTCAGCCTGAGAACTAAAGCAGTACATCTCCATTTACCCAGTACTTTTCCATCATTGCGCATTGCAAGCATAAAGGTCATCACATATATACAGTAATCATGGCATTGGTGTAGCCCCACACACGACCTCCAGGGTAACCCCCAACATTTCCCCCCTTTGAGACTACCTAGTCTCGTATAACCATGTACAGAAATCGACGTTAGACATCTAGAACTTTTAAACATTCACATATAGGTAGTATAGAAATCATCCTCTGTGTCAGTTGGGCAAGCAAGAGGGTCATCGTTGGGGTCAACACCAGTGGCATCATAGTACTCATCATAGGAGGCAGGTAAAGCCAATACCATTCAACCAGGCATGGTCTTCTTCACTGCCCATTTACCAAGACAACAAAAAATCAAAACACAGCAAAAGCCTGTCAACAAAGGAACTACAAATGTTAAGATACCCATTAAAATCTGTCCCATAACATTTCCAAATTTACCAGTGAACAATTTACCAATCCTGATCAGAACCTCATCGTCACCAGGGCTGAGAGTATTAGAGAGCTTAGACATATCAAGCAGGATTTTGGTCATGTTATCGGAGGAGTCAGGAAGTAACATTACGCATTCGTCATCGAGGTCCAGTCCCAGGGCCTTACACTCGCCTCCCTGTGCTGCCAGCAGGTAATCCAAAGCCAAACTGTGCCTAGCAGTAACTGCCTTTAGATTCTGGACATCCAGGGAGAGCTTGCTAAAACCCTTGTAGGTCAAATGAATATGAGCTTGTAGCGAGTAAGTCAAATTATTAATCCATTTACCTAAAATGGATACACCAATGCTAGGAATAATGGAGATACCGAATATCTCAGCTAGTTTAAGGACATGGTCATACGCCTCATTGTTAATTGGAATCGACCTTTTCATATGTGTGGAAATGGGATCAGTAGAACGGTTAGTTAGTATAGCCTAGGCAGGGACTGAGAGCATTGGTAAGATAGTTTCACTGAGGAAACAACACCCGCGCCAGTTATTTGGAATTACCAGATAACCTCTACTGCCGCAAATCCACATAAACCCCCAGGGTGATCCCATACCATCGTTAGAGCAAGATAGGTCACTGTAGTAATAACATATCCACAAAATGCCACCCATAGGGTGTACTACAATTTAGCCTGCGCTCTTCTTCTTCAGGGAGGTAGCCTGCATAAGATCTACAGTGCACTGTTACACCCACAGCCAAAGAGCCATTGTTACAGATACATAATGGCGGAACACGTTCTTCCTTCAGATTCTCTAAAATTGTTTCAGCCACAGTGGTCCCCAGGTTTTCACTCCAAACATACATCATTGGGTGAGTACACAATACTTTTCATAACTATCTTCCAATTATCATCATCCCGGGGATTAAGCCATGGCAAAACCCCACAAATTACAGTCCCTAATTTATCCACAGCTTCTGGATTCCCATTTATCAAACACCCTCCCCAGATCTTGTATCCCACAGTCCCTTTTTATACGTTCTTATTACCCTGATCAATTAGCTCATGTCCATAAAAGAGTCCTAGGGTACAATTACTCTGGCTCTGCTTGTCTTTTGCCCTCCTCATAAaatacaacattccacaggcctgaTCTGTCTCTGCCATTCGTCTACTCATTGAACCAAACAACTCTCTCATGGATTCGGGTTTAGACAAAATTAACACCGCAGTCCCGTTTGGGGACACTTTTCTACCTAAGTCTCAAACAAACTTTACCCACGTGTTGACAGGGCCGGCTTCACCCACACAAACAAGTAGTGTGGATAGAGCCAACACAGTCAACCACCAACGACCACATGCTGTCATCTTCCCTCTCTTATATACCCCTAATGGTTTGTTTATTTACAACATAACCTTACTGATCATGTAAAACAGTTGGTTCTTCAGGGCTTTGGTCTTGCCCTTCATCTTTTTCAAGTCTTTGATCTTGACTCACACCTGCTTCTGCCTCTCGTTTCAGGCTGTGTCTGGCTCCATCATCTCCTGTGGGCTGAACACCTTCTAGCAGTGGGACAGGTGGTGCCAGCCGGACCTTTCCTGAACTCTGACCGCTGTTGGTGTTGCCATGGTTACCTTGAATGGCCCCATCCATCTTGGCTGGTTCCATTTTCTCTTGTGGACCCTGATTTTGACCCAGTCTCCAACCTCAACAGGCAGGTAATCGGGGTCTTCACCTGGTACCTCCTCCTGAGCTTTCATAGTGTGAAAGTGGAGAGATCTGACAATAGTAGTTAGCTCTTTCATGTTCTCCAAGTGTTCTACTTCAGCTAGAGTGAGGTCTATGTGTCTGTCAGTCAtgggtctgtgtgtgggaacattCATGGGTCTTCCTGTCAACATTTAATGTGGTGTACACCCCAGGCCTTTATTAACACACCTGTACATTTTCATTAACACCAGTGGTAAACAATCCACCCAAGATTTCTTGGTGGAGTGACATGCCTTAGCTAACCCTTGTTTAATGGATTAGTTAGCTCTCTCGGTAACCCCATAGGTGGTAGATGGACACAAACTTCTGGTCCACTCCCATCATTATGGCTACCTGCTTCACTATATCACCAGTGAAGTGGGTACCATTGTCTGCAGATAAAACCTCAGGAACACCAAATGTAGCtattatctccctcactagtagCTTTGCTACTGTCTTAGCATCACAGTGTGTGGTGGGAAATGCCTCCACCCACCTGGTGAACCTGTCAATAAGGACTAAACAGTACCTtttcctttcttttctttctgCAAGATCTATAAAATCCATGGCAAGAGGGACAAATGGTCCTCTTGGCGTAGAGAAATTACCTGGTTTCAGAGGTGTCCCTTTGGCAATGTTAAATTGCATGCACGTAGCACATCGAAACAGAAACTGTTTCACATGCTGAGTCAAATTTGAACAAAACCAATCCAAAGAAATTGCCTCTATCATATCCCCCCTTGACAAATGGGCCATACCATGGGCCACTTGGCAAACAGAGGCGATAAGACAAGTTGGCAGACACGGTCTGCCAAACAGAGTCTGTCTCCAAATTTTAGAAACAGGGTCAAGTTTACAACCCCGCTGTTGCCATACCAAATGAGAACCAACATCCAAAGCCTGTTTAGATGCCAAATCATTAGTGTCTTTCCCAACAGTAGCAGAGAAGAACATGGAGTGGCTGTGACAGTTTGAGGCAGACAAATTTAGCAGCCTCATTTGCCATGGTGTTACCCATACTCACAAAATATTTCCCCCCAGTGTGAGCAGTAACCTTCACAATATCCAAAGCAGAGGGCAGCatcatttgttatttttttatttaacctttatttaaccaggtaggcaagttgagaacaagttctcatttacaactgcgacctggccaaaataaagcaaagcagttcaacacatataacaacacagagttacacatggagtaaaacaaacatacagtcaataatacagtagaaaaataagtttatatacaatgtgagcaaatgatgtgagataagggaggtaaaggcaataaataggccatggtggcgaagtaaatacaatatagcaattcaaatactggaatggtagatttgacagtagatgagtgtgcaaagtagaaatactggggtgcaaaggagctaaataaataaataaatacagtaggggaagaggtagctgtttgggctatttatagatgggctatgtacaggtgcagtgatctgtgagctgctctgacagctggtgcttaaagctaatgagggaaataagtatttccagtttcagagatttttgtagttcgttccagtcattggcagcagagaactggaaggagaggcggccaaaggaggaattggctttggggatgacaagtgagatatacctgctagaacgcgtgctacgggtgggtgcagctatggtgaccagcgagcagagataaggcgggactttacctagcagggtcttgtagatgacctggagccagtgggtttggcgacgagtatgaagcgagggccagccaacgagagcgtacaggttgcagttgtgggtagtatatggggctttggtgacaaaacggatggcactgtgatagagtgcatccaatttgttgattgcaaggcaatcaaacaagctaagtgccagtatagagacaaagtagagtcgcaattcaacagctcagacacaagaggtatgtggcagggtctacagtcaatcacggatgacaaaaagaaaaccagccccatc
The sequence above is drawn from the Salvelinus fontinalis isolate EN_2023a chromosome 24, ASM2944872v1, whole genome shotgun sequence genome and encodes:
- the LOC129822277 gene encoding toll/interleukin-1 receptor domain-containing adapter protein-like; this encodes MYGWFRRLLVKKESPQSSSSPHVLVRTPSPSLDGASSLVLTSTPNPPPPFLSSMIRWSQTYDLCVCHSPVDIEEAIRLATYLEKPAYGLRCFLRQRDASVGGAIPTELCQAVQSSHCWALLITPNFLLDDWCQYMMHQALSEGPMSNRIIPLVLNLSYSQYPKELRFYYYKDLSKNPERGYAQVYKTVLKYLEDMDEKDAAKVDCNMHSTSNRLDGASCFPRTKLSSNYQNSEPLLSLQEIERTEAADS